The nucleotide window TTCTTCGCCAACGTTGATGATGAAGTTTTCCAAAGACATCACCATGCTTCGATTGACTAGTGTTCTAGAGGAGGGAAGAGAGACCGCTAGAGCATGGTGATACCTTTATAAAGCTTCATCATCGACGATAGCGCTGGATTTAgcatcggggattgaaaactaaaccctgggggggggggggggggaatgctattttttaaaacttgacttaggacaaaatggttagtttttaggggttgggggaaaaaagataaaattttaatttatttttaatactatagataaaataacgattttgctctttaaaccgttaattttaatagcccatgagtggataaatggaatttttaaagttaacggatAGAAACTTAAaataacaacatactttgggtggaaaatagtcctttggcctttttaatacTTAGTAGGTATCAATTTGAGAATTCAGCcgaccttgagtgggaataagtctttttgccgttaataaaacttcaaaattaccatttaataaaaagtttaaataataaaatgaatgaaatttatTGTGAAGTGAAAACTcccatattataatttatgtaaaaacaaaaaaatgcataaatatatttttaattcttttataaaattataaagacaTCTCAgctaacataaaataaaaatttactaaataataaaattatatgtacaaatttatataaaaataataacataatactatgtgattgagtattgttttatttctaatttaaaactatctaatcacAATATGATATGTCATAGTTTGTACACATAATACTACTCATTTACTAAGTCGTGTGAAAAAAACATGTCGGAAAAAGTGATGGGCTAGGCTCAAGGGTGGATTCCAATCAAATGggttataattaattttccaactTAGCTTCAACGATCCTGAAATTAGCTTAGTTTAAGCGAGTTCAAGCTAGAGCTTGGCCCTACGATTTTATATTATCAAGCTTAAGTTTGGGGAACATTCAACTCATTAAATtcgtaaacttaaaaaaactcgattcgaattaactaaaataatattatttttattaatatacataaaaattaagtCGTTTCGGTCAATTTTGATTAACATTGAGTTGAGTTCAACATGAGTTAGGTTAGTATTGTAGCTATACttgaattcaacttaaattcaattcctctaaaatcaaattaaacccGATCCCTGTTGGGCTACACCATTGGCTTCTTCTTTGTTTCTAGTTTGGTTAATTAGCGCATTATGCCAAATTATAGCGTCAcatgaaaatgttgaaattcGAGCAATACTTTGCCAACATTGAAATATTATggtaaatcaacaaaataataatatacaattattcttaaaaaaattctcaaaattaaaataacattaatctTAATAccttatatttaataagatttttttgcTAGATTTCATGTTAGAGTTTGATAGAGACAAATCGAATAGTAACTTCGATAAAATGTTGGTTTATGTGTCAATCGCtctaattaattgattaaactattatgaaataatttaaattttaaaatagtttttaccatttgatataataataataataaaacgaGTTTAACCTAAAAATTGAATCTTGATACAATATCAGTCACCCGAGTCAATACGGTTCAATGGTTTACAAAAATTCTCAATGAAAGTGTTGGACCGGGCGGTCTGATTCGAGTTTTAAAAAAGGTTGTCCGGTTCTCACCATCTGGTCTAAGCATCTTACACTAGTAATCACACTTTAGAAACGACGTCACACACCAATCTAATCCCTTGCTCCGCCAATCATGTACTACCACGTGTGAGAAACAACGAAAGTATATAAAAATGCTAAGTCCATAGAGTATCTCGCTAGTTCCAAGAGGCGCCTCTAGTTTTGAAATAGTTCTATTTACCTCCCTGACTTTAAACTTTCACAAATCTTGCTGTTGGCCGTCTTTGACTGACCTAATTAATTaccttaaaaaaatgaaaaaaaataacaataaactcatatatttcaaaataaaaacataaaaaagtacCAAAACcggataaatttaaataatccaaataattatttaatcttgGTCAGTTATATggtttttgaattaataatatattataaattaacaataaatataaatatagatataaatacttatatattattatataattttaaattaaaaaataaataatatttaattacataataatatgtgaatatttatatttgaatttgtatataatattagtttatatataattccaataatttttacaatatgGTTTACAATAATTATGTTACTTAATTTGTCAAAATCAGTGGATAGCTTTTACCTGatgaattaacaaataaaatctaAGGAAACTCCCATATGGACATATAGTTGTCTTCACTGGTTTTAATTCTCGTAACATGGTTTATTTGATGGGatgttgattaaaataatttatttttttccgtgtatatatttgtctctctctctctctctctctatatatatatatatatatagagtataaaatataaaatatttaaaatatatttatactttatattCATTTAGTCAAATATAAATTCACCCACTTATCTAAGCACGACTGAAATACGAggtaaaatgagataaaaatgtGAAAGGAAGGTTGATCGGGTGGTTGGTTGGTCGACTAGCCCATCTATTCGGCCAACCCATTTAATCAACCCAAATCCCATAatcttcttttaaaagtaaagttAACTTAAAAAGtggttatatttgtataataagaaaaaatttgttacatatatataaaagataaaaaaaatggcTATTTTAATCAACATTCCTTGTTTAAGTCATATTTactcataaaattatgtaacatttttattaactaataatatagACAAAACAATTCGGAATTCGCTTGATTATTAGGCAAGAGGTAGACtcaaaccaagtcaatttgattctaattagagtttgattcgattcaagTTAAATCTGagttaaagttttagtttaagttCAGTTCGAATTCTCTGATGATAACACCGTGTATctcattgataaaattgtttttccaaTCGATAACATTATTCATCACGCTGACAACTTATCAATAATATCTTTGatcaattcaaaattgatttaaattgaatataataaatttgaaccaaatttacACTAACTATGAATCTAGTATAGTATAAAACAATCTAAGGATATATACTAGACATTGTATTTGATATTTCATGAACGGTATAATTagtaaattattgaattttataaaaagattaaaacaaaCCTCGACATTTTggaaaattaagattattaaattgattatatatgTCAAAATCGTGTAATTCTTCATGTATTAACAATcgatataaatatgtatacaatctcaaatgtattattttataattaaatattattttatgtataatttaaaatcacttaatcatataatgatatatttacgTTTGTACTTGATATTAGTGCATCAAgtattattaatcaaaactcTGAAAACCTAACTAGAGAGGAGAGACAAAGTGAGTAATAGTTCTTCGGCGATAGTTCATGTACAAATAGTTTGAAACcaattattataatcaaattaacatatcatcatatgatccaatgattttgaattagagataaaacatataattagataacttaattatatgatgatacattaattatttgtaCTGGTTAATATCCATTGTTTGTAAATGTAGTATTGGTCATAGTTTTGTGAATAAAATTACACGtataaatatttcttattaatttatctatatacaATGATGTGATAACATACGATTGAATAatatgattgtttacttttttcactttaaaattatttaatcacttatTGTTACATCagtttgtatgaataaattagtaaaaaatatttttatatatagtattacttagggttagattcaagcTAAGCCTAGCTTGATGTGGCTTGAGTGGAGTTAAGCTCAACTCGACGTTGTAGCAAAACAAAAATGTCTAAGATGAcctcattttaatataaattaattaaaacaacgttattttaatttgttagtatCAAAATTTTCTAGGATTATAAGTTTGGTGAGCTGAACATTCTTCAATAGGGATGAATACGAAATAGACTAAACTCGAACATTTTTTGACTCGAGTTTGGTTCGAATtcattgagtcaaaattaagggtagctcaaaattatcaattcaaattgaattgagtcacaaatttaaactaccaattcaaaccataaatttgagGTGATTTAAACCATGAGTTCTAACCGAATCGagctataaatttgaactatcaatttgatctataaattcaaattaaacttaagttGAACCAAGTTAAACACctcttaatttgagtttgactcaattttaaaaCGAGCTATATCTTTTCACTTAGATTTGacttaaattcgaatcgaactaAGTCGATTTGATTTAGATCCAACTCTATTAACTATAaggctcgagctcaagcttgagtttgttTAAATTAAGCTTGTTCGAACTTAAATTAGCACGGttcgaatctaactctaatATTCCCTAGGTTTTTTTATTGTAAAGGGACCTCACTGAAGGCATAAAAAATTCAGGGATTATTTTATAGCGGCAGAAATCGAATCAAGCATAAACCCTAAACACTTTAAGAATCGGCCTCCTTCTTCGCGTTTCAAAGCCGCAAGATAAACCTCTCTAGCTGGCTTTAAATCTTCTCCGACAAAACGCGCCTTTTTTGCACCGCAATGCTCTTAGTTCTTCACTTTTGAATCGTCACAGGTTCttcattaattcatattattaattaattaataataataattattttttccctaagtTCGTGATGCCTCTCTTTCGTTTGTatgtttatgtattttgatGTACTAGtgattaaattgaattgaatttctGCATCAGAAATTTACTTCAGCTAGATGTGTTTTTTGTTGGATAATTGGGATTGGAATTTAGATAAAATTCTTTGCTTTTGGTACAAAGGGTTTAATAAGTAGTTTTGAATAGGATTCtaagatgaatttttttctatttttagaaaaaatattaatggcTGATTGACTTTGAAAATGGGTTTTGAAGTAACAAGCTTTTATGATTGTAAGTTAGTTTTGAAAGTTCTGTTTCATTCATGAAGGGAAGAGCTCTTTTTGTTGAATGTAATGCTTGTGGGTTAGGAAAATGATACAAACCTGGAGAACCATGCCCCTAAGACTAGTTATTGAGATTGAAGAGCTTAATGCTATATAAAACCCACACCAAAAACTCATACTTGCTGATATGAGATCCAAGTACTATAATATGCATTTGTGTTCATAACAGAAAATGATTTGGTTGAAGTTGAAATGTTTTTAGAATCAGTTTTAGTCCTTCCGGATACGATTATAAGATgatattttttgttctttttaatggttgtttaacttttgaaaacggGTTATGAATTTAACTATTCAGTTAGATTGTATCTTtgttctttgaaaattatttttaaataatttagaatgTGGAAAGCTTGCTTTGTGGAATGGTGTGAATCTAATAAATGGGGAGTAGGAAAATGCTTTGATTGAAATGTTTTCGGAAACAATTCTCAGTAACGACTGTGAGTAAAGTgctttttttttgcttttaatgGTTGTTTAACTTTGTAAGTTTTTGAATTAACTGAGTTTTTTAagattgtatattattttttgagatTATATTGAAATCATGAAGGGAAATGCTTGTATTGTATAATttgtgaataaaataatttttttgtttttggttagCAGAATGATTTGGTTGAAATGTTTCCTGAAAAGACTATTCAGTTAAGATTTTTGAGAtgaagtgttttgttttaatggTTGTTTAACTTCTCAAATGAGTTTTGAACTAACCAACCGTTTTGTATTGTATCttggattttgaaaattattttgaaattgtgaATTAAGGGAGCTTGTTTTCATATTGTGTcttgttttttgaaaattttaaatcatgaaGCAGCCTTGTTTTGAAACATGTTGTGAATCAAAGGAATTATTGGGTCTATTTCATTGcttatatattattctattaagtAGGATTAGTGTTTTTCCTTTAAATGATTATTAGTTTTGGAAATAGGTCTCAAAGTAACCAAGCTTTTCAGgttgtattttagtttttggaaattatttataaatatacagTAAATTAACTGCTTGTTTTGTAGAATGTTGCAAATCAAATGAATTATGGGTTTTATTTTCTTGGTAGGTAGATGCCATTATTAACTTAGCATATGGGTAATTGTTGGATCATGTGGTTTACTTAAGATGTTGATGTTCATATGTGTTTTGAATACAGTTATTCTCTGCTTCACGATATGGCAATGGACGGTGGGAAAAGCTTTGCGAGGAGAGACCGTTTATTGGAGATTGAGGCGAAAGCTAGGACTTGGTGGGAGGAAAGTGATGTTTTTAAAGCTGAAGCTGGTGGAAAGCCTCCTGAGCAAGGTGAAAAGTTCTTTGGAAACTTTCCATTTCCTTACATGAATGGGTATTTGCATCTAGGACATGCGTTCTCGCTTTCCAAGCTTGAATTTGCAGCAGCTTATCACAGATTGAGAGGGGCCAATGTTCTCTTGCCATTTGGTTTCCACTGCACTGGTATGCCCATTAAGGCATCAGCTGATAAACTTGCACGGGAAATTAAGATGTTTGGTGAACCACCAGTATTTAAtaaagaagaggaggaggaagaagagcAGCCAGCCCCTGGGGATACCAGTGGTGCACCGCCAGTTAAGTTTAAGGGCAAGAAATCTAAGGCTGCAGCAAAATCTGGTGGACAGGTGTTCCAGTGGGAGATTATGCGCAGTTTTGGGCTTTCCGACAGTGAGATATCAGAATTTCAGAATCCAGAAAAATGGCTCAAGTTTTTTCCTCCCTTGGCCAAGGAAGACTTGAGAGCTTTTGGCTTGGGCTGTGACTGGAGGCGCTCATTTGTCACTACAGAGATAAACCCATTTTTTGATTCCTTTGTAAAGTGGCAGATGAGGAAATTAAAAGCCATGGGTAAGATTATCAAAGATGTGAGATACACAATATACTCTCCTTTGGATGACCAGCCATGTGCCGATCATGATAGGGCAACTGGTGAAGGAGTTCAGCCTCAGGATTATACTCTTATCAAGATGGAGGTCCTGCCACCTTTCTCTTCTAAATTAAAACCTCTAGCagataaaaatagaaaagtgtTTCTGGTTGCTGGCACACTGAGACCAGAAACCATGTATGGGCAAACAAATGCATGGGTTTTGCCAGATGGGAAGTATGGGGCATACGAAATCAACGATACTGACGTGTTTATTCTCACAGAGAGAGCAGCCCTTAACCTTGCCTATCAGAATTTCTCTAAAATCCCTAAGAAGACTAGTTGCTTGTTGGAGTTGACTGGTTCTGATTTGATTGGTCTTCCTTTAAAATCACCTCTTTCATTTAATAATGTCATATATGCACTTCCCATGTTGACCATTCTAACAGATAAGGGTACAGGGATTGTGACCAGTGTTCCTAGTGATGCCCCTGATGATTATATGGCATTGCATGATTTGAAAGCAAAACCGGCTCTCAGGGCAAAGTTTGGTGTGAAGGATGAGTGGGTTTTACCCTATGAAATTGTACCTATAATCAACATTCCTGAATTTGGAGATAAGTCTGCTGAAAAAGTTTGCTTAGATCTGAAAATTAAAAGCCAGAATGAGAAAGATAAGCTTGCAGAAGCTAAGAGGTTGACATACTTGAGAGGATTCACAGAGGGCACGATGCTTGTAGGAGAATATGCTGGGAGGAAGGTCCAGGAAGCTAAACCATTGCTTAGGAGTATGCTTATAGAAACAGGGCAGGCAATTATGTACAGTGAGCCTGAAAAGCGGGTCATGTCAAGGTCAGGCGATGAATGTGTTGTGGCTCTAACAGACCAATGGTACATCACATATGGGGAAGAAGAATGGAAGAAATTGGCTGAGGAGTGCCTATCCAACATGAATCTCTTTTCTGATGAGACACGACATGGCTTTGAGCACACTTTAAGTTGGCTAAATCAATGGGCTTGCTCGCGATCTTTTGGCCTTGGAACCCGCATCCCTTGGGACCCCCAGTTCCTTGTTGAGTCATTATCTGATTCTACCATTTACATGGCTTATTACACAGTAGCTCACCTGTTGCATGAAGGGGACATATATGGAAAAACTACTGGTCCAATAGAACCTGAACAAATGACTGACGAAGTCTGGGAATTTATCTTCTGTGGTGGTCCCTATCCCAAATCGTCTGATATCCCATCATCTCTACTTTACAAGATGAAGCAGGAGTTTGAATACTGGTACCCATTTGATCTTCGAGTTTCTGGCAAGGATCTCATCCAAAATCATTTGACATTCTGCATTTACAACCATACTGCCATTATGTCCAAGCAGCACTGGCCCCGTGGATTTAGGTGTAACGGGCATATAATGCTCAATGCTGAGAAGATGTCTAAGTCCACTGGTAATTTTAGGACATTGAAACAGGCCATTGAGGAATTCTCGGCAGATGCAACACGATTTTCTCTGGCAGATGCTGGGGATGGTGTTGATGatgcaaattttgtttttgacaCTGCAAACACTGGAATTCTACGTTTGACTAAGGAGATCTCATGGATGGAAGAGGTTTTGGCTGCGGAATCGTCTTTAAGAACAGGACCACCATCAACTTATGCTGATAGGGTGTTTGAGAATGAGATAAATATTGCTGTCAAAATGACAGAACAGAGTTATGCGAACTACATGTTTCGGGAAGCTCTTAAAACTGGTTTTTATGATCTTCAAGCTGCAAGGGATGAATACAGGTTCTCTTGTGGTACTGGTGGTATGAACTGTGATTTGGTGTGGCGATTTATGGATGTGCAGACTCGGCTTATCACTCCAATCTGCCCACACTATGCAGAGTATGTTTGGAGGGAGCTCTTGAAGAAGGATGGGTTCATAGTGAAAGCAGGATGGCCTGCAGCTGGTACTCCCGATCTGACTCTCAAGAGTGCCAATAAGTATTTGCAAGACTCAATTGTTTTGATGAGGAAGCTGCTTCAAAAGCAAATTCTGGGTTCGAAGAAAGCCAACAAGAAGGGGGCTCCAGTTGCAACCCTAACTGAGGACAAGTTAAAAGGCTTGGTATATGTGAATGAACAATTTGATGGATGGAAAGCAGAGTGCCTGAATATACTTAAAAGCAAATTTGACAGCAAGACTAGAACCTTTGCACCAGACGGTGAGATAATGGAGGCCTTGCAGAAGAGCTCGGTTGGACAGGCAACAAACTTTAAACAGACCCAAAAGCTTTGTATGCCTTTCTTGAGATTTAAGAAGGATGAGGCTATCACAATTGGTCCTCATACTTTGGATTTGAAGCTTCCATTTGGAGAGATTGATGTCCTTCAGGAGAATTTGGAGTTGATTAAGAGGCAGCTCGGTCTTGAAGAGGTGGAAATATTATCTGCAACCAACCCTGATGCTCTTGCCAAAGCTGGTTCACTCGCCTCACTTCTGAGCCAGAATCCTCCTTCCCCGGAAATCCAACTGCAATTTTCTTGTCCAGGTAAGGTGAAATAAACTTCTTGTTACCTGTTTTTTGAGGGCATATGTTGGTTGGTCACCGAGgtgtcttctttttctttttctatacgTCTTGCGGCATGGAATATGGCATCTTTATATTGTAAAATGTATTAAGATGATTCCATCTCTATTTTTGTGGCATTTTCTAAGGGTGAGCAGATCGGGATATCTTGTTGAAATAAATGAATCGGAACTGACCGGTTTCACAAAAATAAGAACTGGAACCTATCTGGGATAGTCTAGTTCTGGGTAGGTACCAGAACTGGAAGTCAGGTACCGGACGGTTTGGTTTCTGCTGGGTATTTTGGTCACCCCAACTGCAATCTTTTCCAGTGTTGATAGTGCCTTTATATTCATGTAAAAGTTTGACAACATATCTCCTGTTGTGTGGagtatatttgattttgtgaaAACAAATTTGCCAGACTATTTACCTCTCAaaatttttgatgtgttgaATCCTGTACTTTTGTTTCGATCCATTAATCTTTACATGCAATAATTTGAGAACTGTTTTTGAGTTCATTGCCTTTCTTGGCGATTGAATTTCGGTTATACACTTCTCACACATTATTTTCCCGTTAAAGTATCACTTTGAGCTAAGTATTGCTATGCTTTCCCCTTTTTCCTTTACTTGAACAGGTAGTCGAAGTGCTTTGCTTCTAAGAAGATCAATTTGCCTGATCAGAGAGCTGCCGATTTTACCGTACTTATTACTTTCAGACAACCTCACAGTGATCACAGAACAGAATTTGTGTTTTCGATATTACcggaaaacaaattttaatgaaagatATTGTCTTTGTCATTTGTTGGTTAgaacttgtttttttttgggataTATAGTGTAATGTCTATGTTTTGTTGTGGATATCATGAAGcttcataataaattatttttcaggtCATTTCATGAATAAATCTCATATTGTTCGTCGAATTTAGGGTTGAGTTGGATATGGGTAAGCCTGAACAACGACCCGGCTTAAGATctatatgaatataaaaaagtaatttgagATTGATGAGTAGAGATTTAAATTCGGTTTgaaaacaattttacttttgattcaatttaagaAGGCTTGAACTTTGAATGATTAGATTGGTTTAAATTCAGCTTGtataatttgaacttgaatttgagtttaagtagTTTGGATCGCCGGTTgaaattatctctaattaattaTGGGGTTTTATCTTAGGTTAAAGTTTTAGGTTGAATTCAGTTCCGAGTTTGGCGTTTTTGAGAATTATTTGAGAGAGTGTCAACTTGTGTTCATTCGAATATGATATTTAGGCCATAACtaaattgagtttgtttgaaTATTAGGGTATAAATGAATTTACACCCTcctatttatttttgtaaatgatttaagggtaaatttgaatcgaattggtttagttttaaagatcagtttgattaaatttgaaatcattTAAGTTAATTTGGGGTTGAGTTTGAGTTGAGAGAATTGGCTcgattatgaatttgaattaaacttgagttagagaGACTTGGTTTTGCTTGTGAGTTAAGtagtgatttgattttatttgaactTGACTTAAACAATGTTGGTTTGCCATTCTGTTTATTaggtaaaacaatattgttttatcaataacTCATAAACTCAAACCACAAATTCGTACTATAAACTTTAACcgagttttgaactttgatttagagattaaactgaatttaagctattcttaattttgattcgatgaactcaaattgaattcaaaccaaagaGTGTGTAGACTTAACTCAATTCGTATCCACacttataaatttcaataatgaaaatacaagactacaataaaaatttgttgATAGTGAAAATTTCATCGACAAGAAGTATGCATCGCCTCTTTTGTCTCTGtataataatgtatttataagaaagaggaaaaaataatccataaatacataattaaacacTTTTATATCTAATGCATTGAATCTAAACATCTAAACAAATCTGTTAATCACATTATCTTATCGAAACAAGAGATAATTGAAATATACCACAATGATAGTAGATAAGGATGAAATGTGATCGAAGATTGAAGTAACATGTTGTGGAGGTATCGAAACAACTGAACTTATCAAAATTCACTTTTCCTGCTACTTCTGAATGAAAGAACTTCTACTTACATTAAAAATGATCTActtttaaataacatgtttaatcattatattttgCTTGCATAACTATTTGCttctttgattaaaaaaaaaaactctttgtAAGTTTGGTAGCAATAAAACTTTATGTACTCACTTTGAAtacaaaaataggtatatatttgatatatatcatcatctaattgagtaattttgaattaaaaataaaataatatctaattatataattatttacgtaaatatatatctatttacatAGTTAAAATGAGCGTAGGATCACTTGGTAAATGCACCGCTTCCAAAtatgattaagtttttaaaGGGCTATATCACTAtatctcacccaaggtttaatgatataatttttcactttttaagtttcaaaaagttaaaatttgacCAGTTACCTACcccaataataaattatattttttttcttagaaaTGGTTGTTTTACcttatttagtaaaattacaaaattgtcacataatatttaaaattaatatcaaattatcaatatactcttatcaatttaaaattttacacttaaatatttaaaaatatcaaatttttatccatttaaaaatattttgttttgttaagtTCTTTggtatgaatattatttttgaaccCTTGAtgaacatataaaaattttaaaaattaaaaaaaaattattttccgagcataaacaaaagaaacaagGAAACCAATCgcaatatttcatattttcaaacttgtGGTGTGGGAATGAAAACTAATTTACAAAACACGAAggacttaattaaaattaacaaaattaaaatctcagaactttaattattattattgtataataatatcattGTCCCGAAACGCATCAGAATACCAACACTCTCTcccatttttctccttttcttcttctcttttcacCTGTCAATTTGCAGAGCGAGTATCTCTCTCCCCTCTCTTGATCCTTCCTCGTCTTGGTTTATGAGGTAACCCATCTCCCCTTTCGTATTCCCTTCctgggtttttctttttctgcgAAACGGTGCCGTTTTCATcagatatttttcaaatcataagTGATCGATCCTTTGGGTCTTTCTTTGGACTACccagttttatttttgaagg belongs to Mangifera indica cultivar Alphonso chromosome 2, CATAS_Mindica_2.1, whole genome shotgun sequence and includes:
- the LOC123207647 gene encoding LOW QUALITY PROTEIN: leucine--tRNA ligase, cytoplasmic-like (The sequence of the model RefSeq protein was modified relative to this genomic sequence to represent the inferred CDS: inserted 1 base in 1 codon), with product MAMDGGKSFARRDRLLEIEAKARTWWEESDVFKAEAGGKPPEQGEKFFGNFPFPYMNGYLHLGHAFSLSKLEFAAAYHRLRGANVLLPFGFHCTGMPIKASADKLAREIKMFGEPPVFNKEEEEEEEQPAPGDTSGAPPVKFKGKKSKAAAKSGGQVFQWEIMRSFGLSDSEISEFQNPEKWLKFFPPLAKEDLRAFGLGCDWRRSFVTTEINPFFDSFVKWQMRKLKAMGKIIKDVRYTIYSPLDDQPCADHDRATGEGVQPQDYTLIKMEVLPPFSSKLKPLADKNRKVFLVAGTLRPETMYGQTNAWVLPDGKYGAYEINDTDVFILTERAALNLAYQNFSKIPKKTSCLLELTGSDLIGLPLKSPLSFNNVIYALPMLTILTDKGTGIVTSVPSDAPDDYMALHDLKAKPALRAKFGVKDEWVLPYEIVPIINIPEFGDKSAEKVCLDLKIKSQNEKDKLAEAKRLTYLRGFTEGTMLVGEYAGRKVQEAKPLLRSMLIETGQAIMYSEPEKRVMSRSGDECVVALTDQWYITYGEEEWKKLAEECLSNMNLFSDETRHGFEHTLSWLNQWACSRSFGLGTRIPWDPQFLVESLSDSTIYMAYYTVAHLLHEGDIYGKTTGPIEPEQMTDEVWEFIFCGGPYPKSSDIPSSLLYKMKQEFEYWYPFDLRVSGKDLIQNHLTFCIYNHTAIMSKQHWPRGFRCNGHIMLNAEKMSKSTGNFRTLKQAIEEFSADATRFSLADAGDGVDDANFVFDTANTGILRLTKEISWMEEVLAAESSLRTGPPSTYADRVFENEINIAVKMTEQSYANYMFREALKTGFYDLQAARDEYRFSCGTGGMNCDLVWRFMDVQTRLITPICPHYAEYVWRELLKKDGFIVKAGWPAAGTPDLTLKSANKYLQDSIVLMRKLLQKQILGSKKANKKGAPVATLTEDKLKGLVYVNEQFDGWKAECLNILKSKFDSKTRTFAPDGEIMEALQKSSVGQATNFKQTQKLCMPFLRFKKDEAITIGPHTLDLKLPFGEIDVLQENLELIKRQLGLEEVEILSATNPDALAKAGSLASLLSQNPPXPGNPTAIFLSR